GGCATCGCCTTTCCGATCTGCCGCGAGCTCGGGATCAGCATTGCCTACATCGGCACGGGCGAAGGGATGGACGATCTGGCGGCCTTCGACGCGGCCGCCTACGTCGACGGGCTGCTCGCCTCCGACGGGAACAGCGCGCGGTAGGCGACGATCGCCGCGGCGACGTGCACGTTCAGCGACGCGCCCCGACCGAGCATCGGAACGTACAACGCTGCGTGGCAGGCGTTGAGAGCCCGGCGCGTGACGCCGTGGTCTTCGTTGCCGAGGACGAGGGCCACCTTCGGTGGGTACGCGACGGCGTGATAGGGCACGCTGTCGGCCGCGAGTTCGATCGCCGCCACCCACCACCCGTCGCTCGCCAATCTCCGCAGCTGCGCAACGACATCATCCGTTCGCGTCCAGCCAAGGTGGACGTGGTGGCCGCGGGCCACCTTGGCCGCGGACGGCGTCGTCGGATCGGGCGTCGTGCCGGCCAGGACGACGCGGGCGCCGCAGCCGTCGGCGATCCGGAACAGGCTGCCGACGTTCACGGGGTAGTTGATGTTTTCGAGCACGAGGATGACCTCACGGCCGCCATCGCGGGCCGCCCGGCGAACGCCGCGGTTGAACCGCTTGAGCGCCGTGCCGCGCAGGGCATCGCGCCGTGCGGCCGACGTTGCATCCGTCGGATCAACCGCCGCCGCTTCCGTCGCATCGTCGTGCGGTGCGCCGGCCGGGTTCGATGCTACACTCGGCACTGCGCCGCCCGG
Above is a window of Candidatus Avedoeria danica DNA encoding:
- a CDS encoding tRNA methyltransferase — its product is MVMAPYDEAPGGAVPSVASNPAGAPHDDATEAAAVDPTDATSAARRDALRGTALKRFNRGVRRAARDGGREVILVLENINYPVNVGSLFRIADGCGARVVLAGTTPDPTTPSAAKVARGHHVHLGWTRTDDVVAQLRRLASDGWWVAAIELAADSVPYHAVAYPPKVALVLGNEDHGVTRRALNACHAALYVPMLGRGASLNVHVAAAIVAYRALFPSEASSPST